TAAAAATTGTACATTTTTGAGTTGACATTTACACCCAAAGGGGATTACGGCAATTAGCCGAATATACCGTGGATTGTTAAAGTCAATCACTGTTCTCTTTTTAATCACTTCCTCCGCTGCCATAAGCTCCCACCCATAGGTGCCTCCAAATAAAAAGGTATTGTAGCCATCTTGTATTGCCTTTTCAATTTCCTCTGACAATTTTATTCTCAAATACTTCAAGACATCTCCTTTCGGAAGTTTTTCACTTCGATGCCCGGTAAAGCATACTGTTTTTTCTCTGATGAGTCTCCGGTTCACATTTTACCCTCCAGTCATATTATTTATTGTGTATATAAATATACTCCATGCATAGTATAAGTAATATGACTGTCGCAGTCAACTTATAGGGATATACTTTATATTGATAATGTCCATACTTGGGAGGAGTGATATTTATAGAACGCTTAAAACAGCTAAGGGAAGCTAAAAACTTGACACAGCTTCGTCTTGCAATGGAACTTAATGTG
This genomic interval from Xylanivirga thermophila contains the following:
- a CDS encoding SLOG family protein, whose translation is MNRRLIREKTVCFTGHRSEKLPKGDVLKYLRIKLSEEIEKAIQDGYNTFLFGGTYGWELMAAEEVIKKRTVIDFNNPRYIRLIAVIPFGCKCQLKNVQFLESQNVQLLELIITTFFAF